The following DNA comes from Sander lucioperca isolate FBNREF2018 chromosome 2, SLUC_FBN_1.2, whole genome shotgun sequence.
GGTTGGAAAGTAGTACTCAGAGCCAATACTATCAATACACCTGTGTAAATTTACTTTGTTACAGGTGATAATCTTTTAAATTGTAATTTATATAGAAGCACAGAAGATTTATCAGAAAGGTGTGCTTAAAGTTTGACAAATAAACGTAGACTACTAGAccactcattatgcagaatgacaTTTCTTAGAGTGTTATTGGATTATTCATTAAATGATTAAAGATaagaaaagttgttttttaatgttccTTTTCgtaacttttttctttttcttgtgaaATACTGGATACTTTCACCCCATTAGAAAACcttaaatgtatacaatgtaagaGGGGGAAATCTCTCTTTAGTTAAACTGCTCTACTTATCCACATTAAGACAcgttgctttgttttgtttaaaaggTCCCAAGCCAACACCACTTGGAAACACTGGCTTCATCAATAACCATGCATCCTATTTTACAAGCTGATCATATGTCACAAGCACAGCTAGTGCAAACACTAGTCAAATAAATCTAGTgaaaacatttccctctgaaatgtagggacatatttgtatacatttgcAAACCTACAATACCTGAGTAATtgtatttagtttagttttttgtttcatatatgacttattattattattattattgttctaTTCTTCACTGCTTCACACCACATTCAAATACATGTTTTACATAAATCTGAAATGTGTTAGTGTCACTGTtgtcctttaaaaaaagaaacatcttACTTTGAATTTAGCCTACATGGAAATAACTTCttttcttatttgtgaaaaaaaaacaaaacaagcaatgttCCCTTACCAGCCTATTTGGCTGTTTAGTATGCAGATTTAGTATCATATAACTATGTCCCCTGAGTCTATCTCCTTCTTTTCATTATCTTCTATTAGGCAATGAAAACAAGTCCAAGTAGTGCAGCAGATTAGAAAGGCCCATCCTATAACTCTCATGCAGAGACCCAAAGTAAACCTTACAAACTCAGTGAACCCACACAAACCACACCACCTGTTGACCCTGATAGGTCCTCTCCATAAACCTGTGGTACCTCCCACAGCACTAATAAATAACCTGAGGGGTCGGCTCAGGTTGAATGTGGGAGAATCTGACCCTATGTGTGTAAAGGTCTGCCCCAAATAAGTTCCAAGTGTATCGGATATTTGGGTCACAATAATCACTGAGTATTGTTGTCCCAGTCTCTTTGCTTCCATGTCACTTAAACGGGTCCGTGcgttaaagtaaaaaataatataataatacggaatctttttaaaaaaaaaacattttaataggTACATAAAGAGAGTCTGTCTGTGAGTCAGGATATGATTTGGAAAAAAGAGGGTAATGGTGTAGAATAAAATGTCCGCTATGTCTCTCATTTCTAATTGAGAGACCATTGACTCATagatatacactcacctaaaggattattagtaacacctttcacgttaatgaaattatctaatcaaccaatcacatggcagctgcttcaatgtaTTTAGGGGGGTGGTCCAggtcaagacaatctcctgaactccaaactgaatgtcagaatgggaaagaaaggtgatctaagcaactttgagcgtggagtggagtatttcacaatctgctcagttactgggattttcacgcacaaccatttctagggttaacaaagaatggtctgaaaaaggaaaaacatccagtatgctgcagtcaggtgagcgaaaatgccttgtaatgggccgactgattccagctgacagaagatcaactttgactcaaataaccactcgttaaaAACCGAGGTATGTAGctaagcatttgtgaagcctcAGCACGCACTACCTTGAGgcagatgggctacaccagcagaagaccccaccgggtaccactcatctccactaaaaataggaaaatgaggctacaatttgcacgagctcaccaaaattggacatttgaagactggaaaaaatgttgcctggtctgatgagtctcaatttctgttgagacattcagatggtagagtcagaatttggcgtaaacagaatgagaacatggatccgtcatgccttgttaccactgggcaggctggtggtggtggtgtaatggtgtgggggatgttttcttggcacactttaggccccattgtaccaattgggcatcgtttaaatgccacagcctacctgagtattatttctgaccatgtccatccctttatgaccaccatgtacccatcctctgatggctacttccagcaggataatgcaccatgtcacaaagatcaaatcatttcaaattagtttcttgaacatgacaatgataaatcctttaggtgagtgtatgtgGTGGTGATGATGCCCATATCATGCCAAATACAGGCGGTTGGATCAAAAAGGTGGGGGTGGGAATATGTGGTTATTCAATATTGGTACTAAGAGGCCATTACTTTTAATGATAGTGCCTGAAAAGTGAGTTATATTTGGAATGAGTGCATCAGCGTAAATCTGACACTGTAAAGAGATTAAGAGAACATTATGGTCACTGATAATACAATGTACAGGAATAAACAATCTGTTTGCACAGAAAGCACCAATGTGTGAACATATTTGTagtatttatttcaaagtttttacAAAGGCAATTGTGAATATATAAAGCTTGTATATTGATAAATATAGGTGTTCCTGATGATGTTAGCCCTTATCACTCTTGGTACATAAGGCTAAactaatgaaaagaaacacaagaGACAGGCCTATATGCTGTAACCTGCCTCCATTCATGTTTAAATATTATGTCAATatagtaataaataaaataatattccTCCCATAAGATTCCTTAAACCCCCCCAAAAATACATTGCAAATGATAAATACTAAAAACCTTGTTACATAAAACACAGCTGCAGGAGTGAATGTAACAGTCTACACATGGCTGAACTTGAAGTTAGAAGAGGTTAAAGATGCCAGCGGGAAGAAAGTCTTAAAGCTATCATCTTTCCAGTCCGTGTGCAAATGAAGGTCCTCAGGTTGctccaagtaaaaaaaaataaaaataacgggGGTGGAATGTGTCACTATGGCTTGGATTTTCTACTGCCTATTAGGATGTAGCCGCCATGCGGATCCTCTCTGGAGGAAACAGCAGAACGTTCTTAGCTGCTTTGATAGTGTTCTTCATTAGCATTGCCACTGTCATGGGTCCCACACCTCCGGGCACAGGGGTGATGAAGCCCGCCTTCTGTCTCACGCCTGAATATAGACAGAAAAGGTATGACGTTACAGACAATCGAGACACCATGCATGTCGATGCAGAAATATGATCATGTTCGCTGTCCAGCCTTACCTTCAAAATCCACATCTCCAACCAGTCTGCTCTTTCCGGTGACTGGGTCCTGCACTCTGTTTATTCCAACGTCAATCACCGCTGCTCCCTCTTTGATCATGTCGGAGGTAATGAGGTTCGGAATCCCTGATAGttcagtaaacacacacagaacagttagacaacagaaaaaaataatctactGAACAAAGATTCAAGTTTTACAGAGTTCAGTCATTGTCACATGCAAGCAAATAAACGGTGACACAAACCTGCAGCAGCCACGATGATATCAGCGATTTTAGTGTGTTGGCAAAGTTGCTCCTTTGGGGTGTAACGGTGAGAAATGGTTACCGTGGCATCACCTGCAACAGAAAAAACATTCAGTATTTATGCCATATATTCAAACCCTCCATCTTtaaacacacagataaacacacatgcacagtaacCAACCTCCGGGCCTCTCATGACGGCCGTCTGTATGCAGTAACATGGCGATGGGCATGCCCACATTCTTGGAGCGTCCTGCAACCACGACATTCTTCCCAATAGTAGGAATACCTAGAGGACAAGAATTCAATAAAAACTAGATCAATTTTATTGATctagagacccaacaattcccccaggAGCatgcatttagtgtgacagtggtgaggaaaaacttcctttcaAAATTCATACAGTTAGTTGACATAGTTTGGTCAGCAGCAATTCAACCCAAAAAGACAAAGTAAGCGATCACTCAGGTTGTTACCTGTGCGTTTAATAATTTCCATGACTCCCCAGGGAGTGGCAGGAAGCATGGTGGACTGATCCAGGCACATGCGACCCACGTTAAGTACGTGGAAACCGTCCACGTCCTTGGTAGGGGAAACTGCATTACAGATTGTCCGCTCATCAATGTGATCTAtcagaaaacaaagacaagtTACCGTCAGGACAACTAGATCTCAAATGTTTTGTTCAAGAACACATATCAGTTTGTTAAAGTTCACAAATGCAACTTATTTAAGCATAGCTAGGTGTTGtttaacaaaaaagaaaatcctaaCAGAGAAACAGCATGCAGGTTGGCAGATTTTTGCTCTAACGTATGTGCTGCCAACTCATGCTGACTGATACTTGCACACAGATTTTTATCCTAGCTGACAACAACAGCCCATACCATGACACAAAACAGCCACTCTACAGTAGCATGATTCTCTCTACTCATTGTTATTCTTTCTGTTTCACTGTTCCAGTTTCTCTGTACCTGGGAGAGGCAGCTGGACCAGCAGGCCATCAACACGATGGTCTGTGTTAAGTTTGTAGATCAGGTCCAATAACTCCTCCTCGCTGATGTCTGAATGCTTGACAATGGTCTCACTAGAGATTCCTGTGGGAGGTTGAAGAGAGAAAATAACTAAAAACGCATTTTGTTCTTTTATTGTAGAAAAGTGGTGTTTACACATACGTATGAGgactgtgggtgttttttttctcaccaacATCAGCTGCAGATCGTGTCTTATTCAGGACGTAGGAGTGACTGGCTGGATTTTCTCCTACCAGAACCACACTCAGATGGGGTCTCCTGTGGCCGGCTAAAACCCATTTCTCCACATCAGCCCGGACCTCTTCTCGAATCTGTCGAGCTAGTTTCTTTCCTGAGATGACCACCGCCTCCTGTCTGAGAGTTGGCATGCAAAAAGACTGGGATCAGAGGACAAACAGTCGATAACTTACATTTTAACAAGCTGCGTTTCTGCTGCTATTCAGGCACAGAACTTATCAACTAAACTCGGACTCTCGATTGCCTTTGAACATAACTTTTGACACCAGAAACCTATCTCAACCATTCAGCCTGGCCAAGCACCAATTTTGCTACCAAAATTAGACACAGCATGTCTCCACCTGACAGAGGAGCCATTAGCCCTTGTACTGAAGAGCTGTACACTACCATATATTCAATTACAGCAAGATAAGTCCAAGTAGAATCAGAGGCCCCTGATGATTAAAACTGATGTATAACATTCTTATGAATATACAAACTGGGTTGACCGCCTGCTGCTTTGTCTAAATTTCAAAAGCGCCAAGATGGTTATCTGTTATATAACAACAAACAGAGAGCAGTAGGCCTAGTTAATAACTGAAGAGTAATGAGCCATCAACAGTGACGCAAGCACTCTTGTATTCTGCAAACTAATTAAACCTCACAGAAAAGTATCACATCTTTGGGCAAAATGGGGTGAGACAATGGGGCCAAGATTGCAGGGCAGCAAATGGCTCTTTAACCTCATATGAATTCAAACACAAAGCCGGTCTACTGAGGAGATAATGCCtctttttaaatgtactgtatggcCATATAGAGATGTTAAGTGAGAGAGACCAACCTCAAAGgagagtgtttaaaaaaaaaagttttcttcttttgttagtttaatttttttaaatacatgttaTTCTTCTGTGCATGTTGCTTGTtgctgtgtgtattttaatgcaaagccagttgtgtttatgtgtaattAAACTTTGCTTTTAAGTTGTATAATATTGTGATATAAGGTAATAACTCATGCATAACATGTCATAGCTTTAAATGATCTATCCTGTGCCTCTGGAGCTGTAGATCATGTGCAGGGCGTGTGTGTAACATTAGATTATTACATTTATCTCAGTCATGCTGAACTCAGCACGTTTCCAATAAATACCTGCACGAGATGCTGCAAATTTGCAATCTGTATGATGTCCTCTCATAATAAATACCATACATTATCTCTGCCATATGTCATCCAGGACCAAAATAGATATGCATGTATTATTTTCCTTGAGTGTAGACCAACACCTCGGTCTCCAGCTGAAACCTGGGTCCTCAAGCTTCTGGGTGCAAGCACCGAGTCCGATTTCATCAGCCAACCGGCAGCTGCAATGTTACCGGCATAACGCTAGGGGCGCACACAAATGTGACCAACTGCAGACATTTagtagtccccccccccccataagaAAACGCGCAATCTTTTATCCGTGTTTACACAACTTTACAGAAGACCGGCAAATAAagtaatatttttaatatatatttaatatttatgagCATATCGTCTCATGTTGGAAAGAAAACGCGCGGAACATTGGAAGTGGGATTCAATTTACCCAAATTAAATCAGATTTTCAAACTGGTGGTCGCACTCACCTCGAGGCGGACGTGTGCAGTTTACAGACTTGATGCTGGGAGTGTTGGCACAGTTTTCTGAGAGTCCTGATCGCTGCCATTGTGACCGGttgagaggagaagagaagagaagagaagagaaacacGGTTACGTaacaaccaccaccaccaggaCTGACAGTCAGCGACGTCTGTGgagctgtggaggaggaagatgtGGAGCAGAGGCTTTAAAGCCCTTCCCCCTGCACGTATGGTGCATGCGTCACAGTTATCTGCTGCCACACCTCTACTGCATAGATAATAGCCTTCTGTAAGTGTTTAATGACATGAACCGTCCATACAGCAGCaggagaggtgtagtggagtaaaaaaaaggataacataaataaatattttataactataataaatatagtggagtaaaagtataataTTTCCCTCAGAGATGTGGTAGAGTAGAAGTATTAGGTAGTACGGTATACATAAAGCcctcaagtaaagtacacatACCTCAGAATTACTCAAACTGAGCACTGCACTGCCTAATTACTTCCACCATGGACGATATTGGTCAATATTTGTCAGCTAGTTTCTGGACCTATATACCTACATTTTAGCTCAGGTGCATGCAagtattattgtttttgttgcaataaacaaacaaataaaataaacaaacaaaaacaaaaaatattggtGACAAAATATGGTAATCAGACAAAAAGTGTGGCGAGTGGTAGTAGCTACATGCAGCCGGGAGGGGGCGACAGTCTGCCTGCCGGGCTTCTACAGAGAGCCGATAGAGGAAGAGCCACTGTGGGTGCAGTCAAAGCCCGTTCTTTGGTGCAGTTCATGTTAGCCTAAACGTTACTATTAGCAGGCATCGCTGACAAGTAGTTGTCTATTTGTAAAACAAATCTCTGTTTACTAAACCAGAGTTAGGAGTTGTAATCGAGGCTCTCCGACGACTGCTTCGCCAAGATGAGCTTCCTGTTGTAAGTAAAGTTAGCAGTCTTGCTAAGTTACAGACGGAGCTTgcggttaacgttagctacgctTCTACGAAGTTACATCAAGGGAAGTGACTGGCGTCTAAGTAAGACACCgttacagaaaacaaaaagctaacgttaacctcaTTGCAATCCTAATAAATTTAGGTTACACTTAAACCGCCTTTTTCTTACGTAACGTTAGGCTTATCATTCGTCGTCGTAACAGTATATGTGAGCTGTGTTTATTTATAGGTTCCCAGCACTCGCCAACTATAACCAAACTTAATGCACGCTCGCATTAGTCATCAATCATACACATCTTTGCTGTCTTGACCTCGTTGGGGGGTTGATAAACGTCGAGCAATGTGATAAACTGTCCCGTTGTTTACAGCGACACTGTCACATTTCCTGTCTGTTGCACCAAGTGGGTAATCACCATAACTTAATTTGCATGACACATATTGTACAGTCACACTTCTGTCACACTGAAATGGCGATGATCACCAGTAGTGGTCGATGGATATGGGTTTTTCAATGCCGATGCTGATATTTAGACAGAAGGGAAGCCGATGGTTGATATATAATGCACATATCATTGTCAATGATaacaaacatgtttattttgcaTCTGATAAAATACAATGGGAGGGGGGCTAGGGAGCTCCTTACAATAGTTTTTCGAGCCCTGTAAGCTAGTTTAGCTGGCTGAAGGCTTGCTACCGTTATGCTAAGTCTACCCATAGAATGGTGAAATTGACACAAGTAGGAGCACTAACTTTGTTCTACAGCAGTCACACTGACAAGGCTACCTGCAGATGTGTCTGTAGacgtttttttgtaaattggCCTTGTGAGTGCAggtattggccgatgccgattatctCAAAATGGCATTAGTCAGTCTGATTGATCGGTCTATCACTAATTCACAAGTATCGTTTCAGTATTAATTTAATAGATGTTCACCAGCTGCTGATTGCACAGACCAGACAGGAAGGATCCTCATATGTGAAGGCCCAAGAGGAGCTTCTACACCTACACAAGCCTTTTAAAAAGGTCACTGTCCTGCTAGCGCACAGACAGTTGCTCAACTCCATGTTTGTTTCTTTGCAGTGGCAGTCGTTCATCCAAGACCTTCAAGCCGAAGAAGAACATCCCAGAGGGCTCCCATCAGTATGAGCTCCTGAAACACGCTGAGGCAACACTGGGCAGTGGGAACTTGAGGCAGGCTGTCATGCTGCCTGAGGGAGAAGATCTCAATGAGTGGATTGCTGTCAACAGTGAGTTCATGAATGCAATAAAGATATTTATAGAAAACATTCAGTCCACAAACTGCCATTTTAAATTTGCAAACATAAATGATCCTTGTACAGAGGTTAAACATTTGCATCACGTAAAGTAAGAGAGGTGTGgtcaaacaaactttaaaaaaaactaataaatcaTGGAATTAAGATTTACAAAGTTAGCAGTGGTAGTAACAGCAGAATTATTTGAAACATAAAAGACCAAAAGAGTTTACCAGAAATATGAAATGGTCATGCAGCATACACATGCATAAATGTGACCATATCTGGTTGTATTCACATCCTATATTTTACAGCAGGCCATACATATGTACAGAAATTGAGATGGCTATGTATGGCTGTAGATAATGTATTCTAAAAAAAGAAGGTCATAAACTGTCTACATTGTATAAAAAGACAAGATCAAACCACTGTATGTATAGAAAAGTGACACTATTTAGTTTATTATTGTTATGAGTATGAACATTCCTAGAGAACAGAAATACAGTTAATCCTTTCTTTCAGCGGTGGATTTCTTCAACCAGATCAACATGCTGTATGGCACCATCACTGAGTTCTGCACCGAGACCAGCTGCTCTGTGATGTCTGCTGGACCAAGGTAACAGCCCACCAAGTCATGTGTAAAGAGTGTTACACACagcagttgtgtttttttatgtgacaCCTGCATGTGTAATCAGGGCTTGACATTTGATTTTAGCTTAAATATTCCTGTATCTGTAAGGTCCAACTACTGGTTAGTCATTTTCCTGGCGGAAAATACACCACGGAAACATAGGAAAGTTACTTTTTTGTAAAAAGGTTTACTTAAGACTTGTCAAGGTAAAGGATGAAATACATGGTAgggaaaatactttttttgttcatttattttttagcaaGACAGCGACCCCAAACATAtgtatataatttaacatgtaaCATCTTCAATCTTAGCTAAAACCTGCCCTGAACAGCTCAAAATGGGCTAAATATCATTTGGCAAGTTCCATTTAAACAAGGGAAACATTTTGCTGAAGTATGCGTTTACACAATTTTAAGAAACATGGAACTTATCATGAGTTTGCTGAGACACGAGATGTGTCACACAAAGCTTTAAAGAACATTAGAAACATGAGTAAcggggtggcctctagctcacccagtaagagcgttcgtttcatgtaggctgagtcctgcagcagcccgggttcaaatccgacctgcggccctttgctgcgtgtcatcccccatctctctccccctttcatgtctatccactgtcactataataaagggaaaagccccaaaaaataatctttaaaaaaaaaaaaaacctgagtaACAATTAGAAATAAATGATGACAGATATGACACTCTACAGTACAGCACAGTGATACAGGGCTTTATAACACACCCACAGTAGTAGACCCTACCACAGTGTTTGTGGTAAAAAAACTCCTGCAGTCACGTTCATACAACTTACCGGTGCTGAGCAAACGGGGGcgaggaacaactggatatactCTCATCTCATTCATATAGAATGCATGTTTaatgctttcatatgtcaatACTTTCACTAATGTTGGGTTGTcgggccacagactaaagaaaatgacaccagcCAAACTAGCAGTTAGTCCGACGGGCGGTGAGCTGTTGCTGTTCGCATCGCTAGAATTGGTTTATCAAAGatgctagcaaagcaacacagtacagaaaatcAGCACAGCAGAAACATCAGGTAGGTCGGACTATATATCTTTAAACGTTACAGTTatggctgaaaatgacaacagacaTAAACAAGTTTGCTGATTACACATATCTCCGCAATTGAAACCAATGGTTATTTGTCTACTTGGAAGTTATTTTTGTGTTAGCGCGACGTCACGGTGATTCAGTCTATATGATTTTATAAAACAATTGTTATGAATGGCACAATACCACACTCCTAAAGGCAGTTAAGCAGTACATTACAAGAGAAGCGTACCAGAATTGAACAATAAGTAGGGATTGCTTGTAATGATTACAGGCATTTATGAAATAAAGGTAAAGAGTTTAAGGAAGTTTAACTGAGTCCAATTTTTAAGTGAATGAAGGTGATTATGCTACCAAATGTAATATGCTACCAAGTGatgaaacaaagtcagaaataatcttaaaatgaaCCAAAATGTACACTAACGACTGAATTGAAGCCATGTGAACTGAACTTAAttgaatgttattttttatgACGCCACATCTAAGTCAAAATCGCcttcataatatagtattttttctttttaaagattattttttggggcttttccctttattgtagtgacagtggatagacatgggCTGCTGCAGGACTCATGGGTGACTACATGGGGCGAACCCtattactgggtgagctagaggccacccccTTCATAATATAGTTTTGTCAAGAATTGGGAAATGATGTGTCGTGCGATAAAAGAACCCAACTATGGATTCAGATTTTGAATGGCTAAAACGATtaaagtgaatgaaattaaaatgcaTCATCTGATTGTCACATGGGGAAAACAGGAATTCAACTTTACATGTGGTCCCTCCCTGTAGATGTTTGGTTAGAATCTAGATATGGCACTTCCTCTATCCTCTCTCCAGCCAAGACTGTCTGTGTTCAGTCTGTAATCAGGAGGAAGAGACCTCAGTTCACTTCCTGTTGACATAGCTGCCATCAAGAACATGATTGTAGATATTTTTGCATTTACCCttcttgctcttttttttttttttttttttagcttatcTAAATGATGTTGTGTCTTGACAGAAAGGCAGAATGAGTGCATGTTACAGCTAGAGCTTTCATTTTTATGTCTCATATGTAAGTCTGCTGTAACTAATGAACCCAGTCAATTATTCGAGAGGTGCCAATTTATTTTGTTCTCTGTAGATATGAATATCACTGGGCTGATGGCACCAATATTAAGAAGCCCATCAAATGCTCTGCACCCAAGTACATTGACTACCTGATGACCTGGGTGCAGGATCAACTGGATGATGAGACACTTTTTCCCTCCAAGATTGGTGAGTTGAACGCTTTTTGGGATGATTTTGGATGCAGTTTCACCTTTTTTGTAAAAGTCTATTATGCTATTATCTCTGAATTACCCAGTAGCTTCCTGTCAGTAGAATAAAACCAACACCAAACAGGCTGTAGTTACATTGTTCTCCAGCAGACAAGGCAACTATATACAtcccttttatttaattttcataTTGTCTTTCCCCCAGGCAAAGTtgacagcttttttttcctgtaacTTTACTTTTACCCTTTGGGGATTGACTTCTTGTCTTTGATCTTCAGAACTATATTTTTCTGTCCAACAATCTAGACTCTGATATGtttgttattttatatatactgtatgctaTTCTGTGGTTTCTGAATttattgtatatgtatgtagggctgggcaatatattgatattatatcgagatatgagactagatatcgtcttagattttggatatcgtgatatgacataagtgttgtctttcactggttttaaaggctgcattatagtaaagtgatgtaattttctgaacttaccggactgttctagctgttctattatttgccttttccccacttagacattatgtctaCATTAcagatgattatttatttaaaatctaaatgtcaagatattttgttaaagcaccaattgtcaaccctagaatatcgccgcagtatcgatatcgaggtatttggtcaagaatatcgtgatatttgattttctccctatcgcccagccctatatgtgtgtgtataatatgTGTTTGGCTCTCTGAGGAAAAAAAGCCCAGACAACAAACCTATTGCTACAGGTTCTGGCCTGTGCACTTACAGAGCAGTCAGAGGGTATTTGGGCTATTCAGTTGGATTAAGAATGAAACAATGATTATGTAATTAATGAGCTGATTTCAGATGTTTACAGGGTATAGATAAATAGAt
Coding sequences within:
- the mob1a gene encoding MOB kinase activator 1A; the protein is MSFLFGSRSSKTFKPKKNIPEGSHQYELLKHAEATLGSGNLRQAVMLPEGEDLNEWIAVNTVDFFNQINMLYGTITEFCTETSCSVMSAGPRYEYHWADGTNIKKPIKCSAPKYIDYLMTWVQDQLDDETLFPSKIGVPFPKNFMSVAKTILKRLFRVYAHIYHQHFDSVMQLQEEAHLNTSFKHFIFFVQEFNLIDRRELAPLQDLIEKLGSKDR
- the mthfd2 gene encoding bifunctional methylenetetrahydrofolate dehydrogenase/cyclohydrolase, mitochondrial — translated: MAAIRTLRKLCQHSQHQVCKLHTSASRQEAVVISGKKLARQIREEVRADVEKWVLAGHRRPHLSVVLVGENPASHSYVLNKTRSAADVGISSETIVKHSDISEEELLDLIYKLNTDHRVDGLLVQLPLPDHIDERTICNAVSPTKDVDGFHVLNVGRMCLDQSTMLPATPWGVMEIIKRTGIPTIGKNVVVAGRSKNVGMPIAMLLHTDGRHERPGGDATVTISHRYTPKEQLCQHTKIADIIVAAAGIPNLITSDMIKEGAAVIDVGINRVQDPVTGKSRLVGDVDFEGVRQKAGFITPVPGGVGPMTVAMLMKNTIKAAKNVLLFPPERIRMAATS